A portion of the Corynebacterium ammoniagenes DSM 20306 genome contains these proteins:
- the gcvP gene encoding aminomethyl-transferring glycine dehydrogenase — protein sequence MDFIARHLGPDAKEAKDMLAHVGFDSVEALVNAAIPQSIRMDDALDMPQALSETDAQAKLRAYADKNVVLKSFYGQGYSDTITPAVIRRGLVEDAGWYTAYTPYQPEISQGRLEALLNFQTMVQDLTGLPIANASLLDEASAVAEAVGLMSRAVKKGRRVLLDSRLHPQVLTVAAERARAIDLEVEIADLSNGVVGEDLVGAVVAYTGTEGDIFDPRAVIEEIHSRGGLVSVAADLLSLLLLEGPGTFGADIVVGSSQRFGVPLFFGGPHAAFMSVTDKLKRQMPGRLVGVSVDAEGRPAYRLALQTREQHIRRERATSNICTAQALLANVASMYAVYHGPEGLKEIANRVHSLAASFAAAVEAKGLKISSSEFFDTVTVSGVDAAGIKSSLETAGYLVRTIGKDKVSVSFGESATQGDVAVLADAFGASAVDNADYALPEAVARTTEALTHEIFNSIHSETQMMRYLRKLSDKDLALDRTMIPLGSCTMKLNPTAAMEPITWPEFANIHPFSPDNTTEGWRALIDELEGWLAELTGYAKVSIQPNAGSQGELAGLLAIHRYHVANGDTNRDIVLIPASAHGTNAASATLANLRVVVVKTAEDGSIDLEDLDAKIAKHGENMAGIMITYPSTHGVFDPEVREVCDKVHAAGGQVYIDGANMNALTGWAQPGQFGGDVSHLNLHKTFTIPHGGGGPGVGPIGVAEHLIPFLPTDAAADELDPTNPTPVGTGVPITASQFGSAGVLPITWAYIAMTGGEGLTDATSHAILGANYLANQLNDSFPILYTGNQGLVAHECILDLRELTDASGVTAADVAKRLIDFGFHAPTLAFPVAGTLMVEPTESEDIAELDRFIEAMRTIRAEIQEIIDGKVAYEDSVIRHAPYTALSVSSDDWEYSFSREKAAWPVTSLRLNKYFPPVRRLDEAYGDRNLVCSCPPPEAFDFDADSDSTEEA from the coding sequence ATGGATTTCATTGCCCGCCACCTTGGGCCAGATGCCAAAGAAGCTAAGGACATGTTGGCCCATGTGGGTTTTGACAGCGTAGAAGCGCTCGTCAATGCAGCAATCCCCCAGTCCATCCGCATGGATGATGCACTTGATATGCCGCAGGCATTGAGTGAGACCGACGCACAGGCCAAGCTTCGTGCTTATGCTGATAAAAACGTGGTGCTGAAGTCGTTTTACGGCCAGGGCTACTCAGATACCATCACCCCGGCGGTTATCCGCCGCGGCTTGGTCGAAGACGCCGGTTGGTATACCGCGTATACCCCGTACCAGCCAGAAATTTCCCAGGGCCGCTTAGAGGCGCTGCTGAACTTCCAGACCATGGTGCAAGACCTCACCGGCCTTCCCATCGCTAACGCGTCCTTGCTCGATGAAGCGTCCGCGGTGGCAGAGGCAGTGGGATTGATGTCCCGTGCAGTCAAAAAGGGCCGTCGCGTTCTTCTTGACTCCCGCTTGCACCCACAGGTCCTGACCGTGGCCGCTGAACGTGCGCGCGCGATCGATCTCGAGGTTGAAATTGCAGATCTCTCCAACGGTGTTGTCGGTGAGGATCTCGTAGGCGCAGTAGTGGCCTACACCGGTACTGAGGGCGATATTTTTGACCCACGCGCAGTAATTGAAGAAATCCATAGCCGCGGCGGACTTGTTTCCGTCGCGGCTGATTTACTGTCGCTGCTGCTTCTCGAAGGCCCAGGAACCTTCGGCGCAGATATCGTGGTTGGTTCCTCCCAGCGCTTTGGCGTCCCACTATTTTTCGGTGGCCCACACGCAGCGTTTATGTCGGTCACCGATAAGCTCAAGCGCCAAATGCCAGGCCGCTTGGTCGGTGTATCCGTAGACGCCGAAGGTCGCCCCGCTTACCGTTTGGCGCTACAGACCCGTGAACAGCACATTCGTCGTGAGCGTGCGACGTCCAATATCTGTACCGCACAGGCTCTTTTGGCCAATGTGGCGTCCATGTACGCGGTCTACCATGGCCCAGAAGGGCTGAAAGAGATTGCTAACCGCGTGCACTCGTTGGCAGCATCCTTTGCCGCTGCGGTAGAAGCCAAGGGCCTGAAAATCTCCTCGTCCGAGTTCTTCGACACCGTCACGGTTTCGGGAGTCGATGCAGCTGGCATTAAGTCCAGCCTGGAAACTGCAGGCTACCTGGTACGCACGATTGGTAAGGATAAGGTCTCTGTATCGTTTGGTGAGTCTGCAACCCAGGGCGATGTCGCCGTATTGGCTGATGCCTTTGGCGCCTCGGCCGTCGATAATGCTGACTACGCTCTGCCTGAGGCAGTAGCCCGCACCACCGAGGCGCTGACCCACGAGATTTTCAACTCTATTCATTCCGAAACCCAAATGATGCGCTACCTGCGCAAGTTGAGTGATAAGGACTTGGCGCTTGATCGCACCATGATTCCTTTGGGCTCATGCACGATGAAGCTCAACCCGACCGCGGCCATGGAGCCGATTACCTGGCCTGAGTTTGCCAATATCCACCCCTTCTCCCCGGACAACACCACCGAGGGCTGGCGTGCACTCATTGACGAGTTGGAAGGCTGGTTGGCAGAGCTGACCGGTTATGCCAAGGTCTCCATTCAGCCCAATGCTGGTTCCCAAGGTGAGCTAGCTGGCCTCCTGGCTATCCACCGCTACCACGTAGCCAATGGCGATACGAACCGCGATATTGTTTTGATTCCGGCTTCCGCACACGGCACCAACGCAGCTTCGGCCACCTTGGCCAACCTGCGCGTTGTTGTGGTCAAGACGGCAGAAGACGGATCCATCGACTTGGAAGACTTGGACGCCAAGATTGCCAAGCACGGTGAGAACATGGCCGGCATCATGATCACCTACCCATCGACCCACGGTGTCTTTGACCCGGAGGTTCGCGAGGTCTGCGACAAGGTGCACGCTGCCGGTGGCCAGGTGTACATCGATGGCGCCAATATGAACGCGTTGACCGGCTGGGCACAGCCTGGTCAGTTCGGCGGCGATGTCTCCCACCTCAACCTGCACAAGACTTTCACCATTCCTCACGGTGGCGGCGGCCCAGGCGTCGGACCAATCGGTGTGGCTGAGCACCTGATTCCATTCCTGCCCACCGACGCGGCTGCAGATGAACTGGATCCAACAAACCCCACCCCAGTAGGCACCGGTGTCCCGATCACGGCTTCACAATTCGGCTCCGCCGGCGTATTGCCGATTACCTGGGCATATATTGCCATGACCGGTGGCGAAGGGCTGACCGATGCCACCTCACACGCCATTTTGGGTGCGAACTACCTCGCGAACCAGTTAAATGACTCCTTCCCAATTTTGTACACCGGTAACCAGGGCTTGGTTGCCCACGAGTGCATTTTGGATTTGCGCGAGCTTACCGATGCTTCGGGCGTGACCGCCGCTGATGTGGCCAAGCGTTTGATCGACTTTGGCTTCCACGCTCCTACCCTGGCCTTCCCAGTGGCTGGCACTTTGATGGTGGAGCCCACCGAATCCGAAGATATCGCCGAGCTCGACCGCTTCATCGAAGCAATGCGCACTATCCGCGCAGAGATCCAAGAAATCATCGACGGCAAGGTCGCCTACGAAGACTCCGTCATTCGCCACGCGCCGTATACCGCGCTGTCGGTATCCAGCGATGACTGGGAGTACTCCTTTAGCCGTGAAAAGGCCGCATGGCCAGTTACCTCCTTGCGCCTGAATAAGT
- the sucB gene encoding 2-oxoglutarate dehydrogenase, E2 component, dihydrolipoamide succinyltransferase, giving the protein MAYSVEMPELGESVTEGTITQWLKSVGDTVEADEPLLEVSTDKVDTEIPSPVSGTLLEIKAEEDDTIDVGSVIAIIGDEDESAGSSDSSDSDDSEESSSQEEESDSAEESSSSDSDDSASAASGDATDVEMPELGESVTEGTITQWLKSVGDTVEVDEPLLEVSTDKVDTEIPSPVAGTLVEILADEDDTIDVGSVIARIGDENANPASDDKKDEPKEEPKKEEESESAEESSSSDSDDSASAASGDATDVEMPELGESVTEGTITQWLKSVGDTVEVDEPLLEVSTDKVDTEIPSPVAGTLVEILADEDDTIDVGSVIARIGDENAKPASDDKKDEPKEEPKKEESKKEAPKKEKPKAEPKKEQPKKEAPKKEAAEKAEKSAPKSSSKVNSGDNVPYVTPLVRKLADKHGIDLNTVEGTGVGGRIRKQDVLAAAEGGASSSSDSAAPAGERSNWSTKSVDPAKQELIGTTAKVNRIREITATKMVESLHITAQLTHVQEVDMTAVATLRKKAKPAFVDKYGANLSFLPIIVKATAEALVSHPNVNASYNPETKEMTYHSDVNIAIAVDTERGLLTPVIQKAQDLTLPEIAQAIADLADRARNNKLKPDDLTGATFTVTNIGSEGALLDTPVLVPPQAGILGTAVIEKRPVVITEDGQDAIAIRQMCYLPFTYDHQVVDGADAGRFVTTIKDRLETADFESDLGL; this is encoded by the coding sequence ATGGCGTACTCCGTTGAGATGCCCGAGCTGGGCGAGTCCGTAACAGAGGGCACTATTACCCAGTGGCTGAAGTCCGTCGGCGACACCGTCGAAGCAGACGAACCGTTGCTCGAAGTTTCCACCGACAAGGTCGATACTGAGATTCCTTCTCCAGTATCTGGTACTTTGCTGGAAATTAAGGCAGAAGAAGACGACACCATTGATGTCGGCTCTGTCATCGCAATCATCGGTGATGAGGATGAATCCGCTGGTTCTTCTGATTCTTCCGACTCTGATGATTCTGAGGAGTCTTCTTCCCAGGAGGAAGAGTCTGATTCGGCCGAAGAGTCTTCCTCTTCCGATTCTGATGATTCTGCTTCTGCAGCATCCGGTGATGCCACCGATGTAGAAATGCCAGAACTCGGCGAATCCGTCACCGAAGGCACCATTACCCAGTGGCTCAAGTCCGTCGGCGACACCGTCGAAGTAGACGAACCACTACTCGAGGTCTCCACCGACAAGGTCGATACCGAGATCCCTTCCCCAGTAGCAGGCACCCTGGTCGAAATCCTCGCGGACGAAGACGACACCATCGATGTCGGCTCCGTCATCGCACGCATCGGCGACGAAAACGCCAATCCAGCGTCCGACGACAAGAAGGACGAGCCTAAGGAAGAGCCGAAGAAGGAAGAAGAGTCCGAGTCCGCTGAAGAGTCCTCCTCTTCCGATTCTGATGATTCTGCTTCTGCAGCATCCGGTGATGCCACCGATGTAGAAATGCCAGAACTCGGCGAATCCGTCACCGAAGGCACCATTACCCAGTGGCTCAAGTCCGTCGGCGACACCGTCGAAGTAGACGAACCACTACTCGAGGTCTCCACCGACAAGGTCGATACCGAGATCCCTTCCCCAGTAGCAGGCACCCTGGTCGAAATCCTCGCAGACGAAGACGACACCATCGACGTCGGCTCCGTCATCGCACGCATCGGCGACGAAAACGCCAAGCCAGCGTCCGACGACAAGAAGGACGAGCCAAAGGAAGAACCTAAGAAGGAAGAGTCCAAGAAGGAAGCTCCGAAGAAGGAAAAGCCCAAGGCTGAACCTAAGAAGGAGCAGCCAAAGAAGGAAGCTCCGAAGAAGGAAGCTGCGGAAAAGGCCGAGAAGTCTGCTCCGAAGTCCTCCTCGAAGGTCAACTCCGGCGACAACGTTCCTTATGTCACGCCACTGGTTCGCAAGCTGGCTGACAAGCATGGCATCGACCTCAACACCGTCGAAGGCACGGGCGTTGGCGGACGCATCCGCAAGCAGGACGTCCTGGCTGCGGCAGAAGGCGGCGCTTCCAGCTCCTCCGATTCTGCAGCCCCAGCTGGCGAGCGTTCCAACTGGTCCACCAAGTCGGTTGACCCTGCTAAGCAGGAACTGATTGGCACCACTGCCAAGGTCAACCGCATCCGTGAGATCACCGCTACCAAGATGGTGGAATCGCTGCACATTACTGCGCAGCTAACCCACGTTCAGGAAGTGGATATGACCGCTGTGGCAACGCTGCGTAAGAAGGCGAAGCCAGCGTTCGTCGATAAGTACGGTGCAAACCTGTCCTTCTTGCCAATCATCGTCAAGGCAACCGCTGAGGCACTGGTCTCCCACCCGAACGTCAATGCGTCCTACAACCCTGAGACCAAGGAGATGACCTACCACTCCGACGTCAACATTGCTATTGCAGTTGATACCGAACGTGGTCTGCTCACCCCTGTTATCCAAAAGGCTCAGGATCTGACCTTGCCGGAGATTGCTCAGGCTATCGCTGACTTGGCTGACCGTGCTCGCAACAACAAGCTGAAGCCAGACGATCTGACTGGCGCAACCTTTACTGTGACCAACATTGGCTCGGAAGGCGCCCTGCTGGATACTCCAGTCTTGGTTCCACCACAGGCCGGTATCTTGGGCACCGCAGTAATTGAAAAGCGCCCAGTGGTCATCACCGAAGATGGTCAGGATGCAATCGCTATCCGCCAGATGTGCTACCTGCCATTTACTTACGACCACCAGGTTGTAGATGGTGCAGATGCAGGTCGCTTCGTCACCACCATCAAGGACCGCCTTGAGACTGCTGACTTCGAGTCCGACCTTGGCCTTTAA
- a CDS encoding leucyl aminopeptidase — protein sequence MTVVASSLPTVKLEKSTPSKANILVIPTFRGEEGVELPSTALVGSSELKSTLHALTAVGAKGKSGEIIRIPAPQGVKADSIVAVGLDKPESLDDEAVRRAAGNVARTLVGQKHVATTLGDFGLAATVEGLILGGYSTRGIRSTKADADEAPVKVTIVSNEDKDVFNAAVIGAEAVAFARTLTNTPSNELYPASYAKYLKNEATKAGLEVEVLDKKELKKQGFGGILSVGQGSSRAPRLVRLEWNPKSAKKSVALVGKGITFDTGGISLKPGAGMWDMISDMGGSAAVAGATIAAAKLNLPVKVTAYLPLAENMPSGDATRPGDVITHYGGLTSEVLNTDAEGRLVLADAIARACEDNPDYLIETATLTGAQMVALGSRTAGVMGSDEFRDRVAELGRSVGENAWAVPLLEEHEEEIKSKAADIRNINAKREGGMQFAGTYLAQFVTDDVEWAHIDVAGPSWNGGAARGYTTPRATGVPARTIIAALQDIAAEKKDK from the coding sequence GTGACTGTCGTGGCATCATCTTTGCCCACTGTAAAGCTAGAAAAATCAACTCCATCTAAAGCAAATATCCTGGTTATCCCCACTTTCCGCGGCGAAGAGGGCGTGGAGCTTCCTAGTACCGCATTGGTGGGTAGCTCTGAATTAAAGTCGACTCTGCACGCGTTGACCGCTGTGGGCGCCAAGGGTAAGTCGGGCGAGATTATCCGCATCCCAGCACCCCAGGGTGTCAAGGCGGACTCGATTGTTGCGGTTGGCTTGGATAAGCCAGAATCACTTGACGATGAAGCGGTGCGCCGCGCCGCCGGCAACGTTGCGCGCACACTGGTGGGACAAAAACATGTTGCCACGACCTTGGGTGATTTCGGCCTGGCTGCCACGGTAGAAGGGCTCATCCTGGGTGGTTATTCCACCCGCGGTATCCGTTCCACCAAGGCTGACGCCGATGAAGCCCCGGTGAAGGTCACCATTGTCTCCAACGAGGACAAAGATGTCTTTAACGCTGCGGTCATCGGCGCCGAAGCCGTCGCGTTTGCCCGCACCTTGACCAATACCCCATCCAATGAGCTCTACCCTGCTTCTTATGCCAAGTACCTCAAAAACGAGGCCACCAAGGCAGGTCTTGAGGTCGAGGTCTTGGATAAGAAGGAATTGAAAAAGCAAGGCTTCGGCGGCATCTTGTCCGTCGGTCAGGGCTCGTCCCGCGCACCACGCTTGGTGCGTTTAGAGTGGAATCCAAAATCAGCCAAGAAGTCCGTGGCCCTGGTCGGCAAGGGCATTACCTTTGACACCGGCGGTATCTCGCTCAAGCCTGGTGCGGGCATGTGGGACATGATCTCCGATATGGGTGGCTCCGCCGCGGTTGCTGGTGCCACCATCGCCGCTGCCAAGCTCAACCTTCCTGTCAAGGTCACCGCGTACTTGCCGCTGGCAGAAAACATGCCATCCGGTGATGCCACCCGCCCTGGCGACGTCATCACTCACTACGGTGGTTTGACCTCCGAGGTGCTCAACACCGACGCCGAAGGTCGCCTAGTGCTTGCCGATGCCATCGCGCGCGCCTGCGAGGACAACCCGGATTACCTCATCGAAACCGCAACGCTTACCGGCGCACAGATGGTTGCTTTGGGCTCCCGCACCGCCGGTGTCATGGGCTCTGATGAGTTCCGCGACCGCGTTGCTGAACTCGGCCGCTCGGTCGGCGAAAACGCCTGGGCTGTTCCACTTCTGGAAGAGCACGAGGAAGAAATTAAGTCGAAGGCTGCCGATATCCGCAATATCAACGCCAAGCGCGAAGGCGGCATGCAGTTCGCTGGTACGTACCTCGCACAGTTTGTCACTGACGATGTCGAGTGGGCACACATTGACGTAGCTGGCCCCTCTTGGAATGGCGGTGCTGCTCGTGGCTACACCACTCCGCGTGCCACTGGTGTTCCGGCACGCACCATCATCGCCGCGCTGCAGGATATCGCTGCAGAAAAGAAGGACAAGTAA
- a CDS encoding branched-chain amino acid aminotransferase, producing the protein MTSLTYSVNPSPNPTSEERLAEIMSNPGFGQYFTDHMVTIDWTEDQGWHNAQVRPYEAIPMDPATTVLHYGQAIFEGIKAYRQADGSIATFRPQMNGERMMRSAERLAMPQLPVEDFIASLEQLVAIDNAWVPPAGGEASLYLRPFMISTEVSLGVAPANAYRYYVIASPAGAYFKGGVKPVSVWLSTDYVRAAPGGTGAAKFAGNYAGSLLAQAQAEEKGCDQVVWLDGIERKYIEEMGGMNLFFVYGSGDDATVVTPALSGSLLAGITRDSLLQVAKDMGLKVEERRITAKEWRDDVESGAMTEAFAAGTAAVITPVGKVLGNDVDFEVNNNEPGEITMAMRERLTGIQRGSVEDSHDWLYTLV; encoded by the coding sequence ATGACATCGCTTACATATTCGGTAAATCCGTCCCCTAATCCCACCTCCGAAGAACGTTTGGCAGAAATTATGTCAAACCCTGGTTTTGGCCAGTACTTCACCGATCACATGGTCACCATTGATTGGACTGAGGATCAAGGTTGGCACAACGCGCAGGTACGTCCTTATGAAGCTATCCCGATGGACCCTGCGACCACGGTGCTGCATTATGGTCAAGCGATTTTCGAAGGCATCAAGGCCTACCGTCAAGCAGATGGTTCCATTGCTACCTTCCGCCCCCAGATGAACGGCGAGCGCATGATGCGCTCAGCAGAACGCTTGGCGATGCCCCAGTTGCCTGTCGAGGACTTTATCGCCTCGCTGGAGCAGTTGGTTGCTATCGACAACGCGTGGGTACCGCCAGCAGGTGGGGAAGCATCGCTGTACTTGCGTCCTTTCATGATCTCCACGGAGGTTTCACTGGGGGTCGCACCAGCTAATGCTTACCGTTACTATGTCATTGCTTCACCTGCGGGTGCGTACTTTAAAGGCGGCGTAAAGCCTGTCTCCGTCTGGCTGTCGACCGATTATGTCCGCGCCGCACCAGGTGGCACCGGTGCAGCGAAGTTTGCCGGCAACTATGCCGGATCTTTGCTGGCTCAAGCACAGGCGGAGGAAAAGGGCTGCGACCAGGTGGTCTGGCTCGATGGCATTGAGCGCAAGTACATCGAAGAAATGGGTGGCATGAACCTTTTCTTCGTGTACGGCTCCGGCGACGATGCCACCGTAGTTACCCCTGCGCTGTCAGGGTCCTTGTTGGCTGGAATCACGCGTGATTCTCTGCTGCAGGTCGCCAAGGACATGGGCCTTAAGGTCGAAGAGCGCCGCATCACCGCAAAGGAATGGCGAGATGATGTCGAATCCGGCGCGATGACTGAAGCTTTCGCCGCAGGTACCGCCGCAGTCATTACTCCTGTAGGCAAGGTCTTGGGCAACGACGTCGACTTCGAGGTCAATAACAACGAACCAGGTGAGATCACCATGGCTATGCGGGAGCGCCTGACCGGCATTCAGCGCGGCAGCGTCGAGGACAGCCACGATTGGTTGTACACGCTGGTGTAG
- a CDS encoding nicotinate-nucleotide--dimethylbenzimidazole phosphoribosyltransferase: protein MLEFAAVPAPDAQARAAVATALHATPRGLSLGRFADPAIWLAGCQAEVPAQAIRRARVIVFASTNAIAQRTFQGHGLSAFAPAATGEQVAEVAGNVGPIHRLAIAGDASVELVETNITSAAIDVDNGLSPEQFAAATTLGKDTADREIDAGADLLIPADLAVANTTVAAAVMGVLSRTEPVAIVGPGSGTTDAMWKTKVTVIRDAMFRARHVATDAQELLQVIGNADLAAEAALIAQAATRRTPVLVSGMFTAVAAVLAERLAPGTHAWCYAADITAEPAHVLALQDLDLEPLLNLDMSVGQGLGALTVLPMIRSSLELVSDEVLSVSTALNQQ from the coding sequence ATGCTTGAATTTGCCGCTGTCCCCGCACCCGATGCTCAGGCCCGCGCTGCTGTTGCCACTGCGTTGCACGCCACCCCGCGCGGTCTGAGCTTGGGTCGTTTTGCAGATCCCGCCATCTGGTTGGCAGGTTGTCAGGCAGAAGTACCTGCGCAGGCGATTCGCCGCGCCCGCGTCATTGTCTTTGCCAGCACCAATGCCATCGCGCAACGTACCTTCCAAGGCCATGGTCTATCTGCCTTTGCCCCAGCCGCTACCGGCGAACAGGTTGCAGAGGTAGCAGGAAATGTGGGACCCATTCATCGTCTAGCAATTGCTGGCGATGCCAGCGTTGAGCTGGTAGAAACCAACATCACCTCCGCTGCCATCGATGTGGACAATGGCTTATCCCCGGAACAATTTGCTGCGGCGACCACACTTGGCAAAGACACCGCGGATAGAGAAATTGATGCCGGCGCGGACTTGCTCATCCCGGCCGATCTGGCTGTAGCTAATACCACTGTGGCAGCTGCCGTGATGGGCGTGTTGTCCCGGACCGAACCCGTGGCCATCGTGGGACCTGGTTCAGGCACCACGGATGCGATGTGGAAGACCAAGGTCACGGTCATTCGCGATGCCATGTTTAGAGCTCGTCATGTTGCCACGGACGCACAGGAGCTTTTGCAAGTTATTGGTAATGCTGACTTGGCGGCCGAAGCCGCACTGATTGCGCAAGCTGCCACACGGCGCACCCCAGTGCTGGTTTCGGGAATGTTTACTGCCGTTGCCGCGGTACTAGCAGAACGCCTCGCCCCGGGCACACACGCTTGGTGCTACGCCGCTGATATCACCGCTGAGCCCGCACACGTTCTGGCTTTGCAGGATTTGGACCTAGAACCCCTGCTTAATCTTGATATGTCCGTCGGGCAAGGGCTGGGAGCATTGACTGTCTTGCCAATGATCCGCTCCAGCCTTGAGCTCGTCAGCGATGAAGTCTTAAGTGTTTCCACGGCTTTAAACCAGCAGTAA
- a CDS encoding DUF3043 domain-containing protein, with the protein MKLPWQKDSKSDDSSVFEGKNSQTDGVEVSSSEVEDNVPKGYTPPKGRPTPKRDEQEIARGVKRDPRGASSAQLSQNRKKLKASMSKEEWKEYKQKEREERREQNRITQERMASGDERYLMPRDKGEVRAFVRDFIDSRRFINEWAMPAALVMLLIMFLGTVAPSFANISSIIAMVFIVVLLVEGVYLGRSANKAVRKAFPGTTEAGWSLGFYAYSRATQPYRWRTPRPRVKR; encoded by the coding sequence GTGAAGTTACCGTGGCAAAAAGATTCTAAGTCAGATGACTCCTCCGTCTTTGAGGGCAAAAACTCTCAAACTGACGGAGTCGAAGTCTCATCCTCTGAGGTAGAGGACAATGTACCCAAGGGCTATACCCCGCCTAAAGGCCGCCCCACTCCTAAGCGCGACGAGCAAGAAATCGCTCGTGGTGTCAAGCGCGATCCTAGAGGTGCATCCTCTGCGCAGTTGTCGCAAAACCGCAAGAAGCTGAAGGCTTCCATGTCTAAGGAAGAGTGGAAGGAATATAAGCAAAAAGAGCGCGAAGAACGACGTGAGCAAAACCGCATCACCCAGGAGCGCATGGCTTCCGGTGATGAGCGCTATTTAATGCCGCGAGATAAGGGCGAAGTTCGCGCATTCGTACGCGACTTCATTGATTCCCGCCGGTTTATCAACGAATGGGCTATGCCTGCGGCATTGGTCATGTTGCTCATTATGTTCTTGGGCACCGTGGCACCGTCGTTTGCCAATATTTCTTCGATCATCGCGATGGTCTTCATCGTCGTCTTGCTGGTTGAAGGTGTCTACTTGGGCCGTTCCGCGAACAAGGCTGTGCGCAAGGCCTTCCCAGGCACCACGGAAGCCGGATGGTCACTTGGTTTCTACGCCTACTCACGCGCGACGCAGCCGTATAGGTGGCGTACTCCCCGTCCACGCGTGAAGCGATAA
- a CDS encoding HesB/IscA family protein — protein sequence MTAPASATGVILTEAAASKAKSLLDQEGRDDLSLRIAVQPGGCAGLRYQLYFDDRTLDGDKSDAVGGINLVVDKMSVPYLMGAKIDFADTIEQQGFTIDNPNSGGSCACGDSFN from the coding sequence ATGACTGCTCCAGCATCTGCAACTGGCGTAATTTTGACTGAGGCCGCGGCTTCGAAGGCAAAGTCTCTGCTCGACCAGGAAGGTCGCGATGACCTCTCCTTGCGTATCGCGGTACAGCCTGGTGGCTGTGCTGGTCTGCGCTACCAGCTGTACTTTGATGACCGCACCTTGGATGGCGACAAGAGCGACGCCGTCGGTGGCATCAACTTGGTCGTTGACAAGATGAGCGTGCCTTACCTGATGGGCGCAAAGATTGACTTTGCAGACACCATCGAACAGCAGGGCTTTACCATCGACAACCCTAATTCCGGTGGCTCCTGCGCATGCGGTGACTCCTTCAACTAA